The following proteins are encoded in a genomic region of Mycolicibacterium confluentis:
- a CDS encoding IS256 family transposase translates to MTQDHSALLAQLDALRSADVGAVFAELIRAGLQALIEAEATEAIGAGRYQRTDGRSTHRNGHRPKTVSTTAGDIEIQIPKLRAGSFFPSLLERRRRIDKALHAVIMEAYVHGVSTRSVDDLVTAMGVGSGVSKSEVSRICAGLDREIEAFRTRSLTHTSFPYVFCDATFCKVRVGAHVVSQALVVATGVSIEGTREVLGTAVGDSESFEFWREFLASLKARGLSGVHLVISDAHAGLKAAVVQQFAGSSWQRCRVHFMRNLHGVVAAKHAPAVTAAVKTIFAHTDPADVAAQWDQVADTLSSSFPKVAAMMDEAKTDVLAFTAFPRTHWQKIWSNNPIERLNKEIKRRADVVEIFPNPAAFLRLATAVVIEAHDEWQVTRRYLSEVSMAELRKVIATKQQAAQPVAEPRQIA, encoded by the coding sequence ATGACCCAGGACCATTCTGCCCTGCTGGCCCAGCTCGATGCGCTCCGCTCCGCTGATGTCGGGGCGGTATTCGCCGAGTTGATCCGCGCCGGCCTGCAGGCGTTGATCGAGGCCGAGGCCACCGAGGCGATCGGCGCCGGCCGCTACCAACGCACCGATGGACGCAGCACTCACCGCAACGGGCATCGACCCAAGACGGTGTCGACCACCGCTGGCGACATCGAGATCCAGATCCCCAAGCTGCGGGCCGGCTCGTTCTTCCCGTCGCTGCTGGAACGGCGCCGCCGCATCGACAAAGCCCTGCACGCGGTGATCATGGAGGCCTACGTGCACGGCGTCTCCACCCGCAGCGTCGATGACCTCGTTACCGCGATGGGTGTCGGTTCGGGTGTCTCGAAGTCGGAGGTCTCGCGCATCTGCGCCGGCCTGGACCGCGAGATCGAAGCTTTCCGTACCCGCAGTCTGACCCACACGTCGTTTCCCTACGTGTTCTGTGACGCCACATTCTGCAAGGTGCGTGTCGGGGCGCATGTGGTCTCCCAAGCCCTGGTGGTGGCCACCGGGGTCTCCATCGAGGGCACCCGCGAGGTGCTGGGCACCGCCGTCGGTGACAGCGAATCCTTTGAGTTCTGGCGCGAGTTCCTCGCCTCGCTCAAAGCCCGCGGCCTGAGCGGCGTGCATCTGGTGATCTCCGATGCCCACGCCGGTCTCAAGGCTGCCGTGGTCCAGCAGTTCGCCGGATCGTCGTGGCAGCGGTGCCGGGTGCACTTCATGCGCAATCTGCACGGCGTGGTGGCCGCCAAACACGCCCCCGCGGTGACCGCGGCGGTCAAGACGATCTTCGCTCACACCGACCCCGCCGACGTTGCCGCCCAGTGGGACCAGGTCGCTGACACGCTGTCGTCGAGCTTTCCGAAAGTGGCGGCGATGATGGATGAGGCCAAGACCGACGTGCTGGCGTTCACCGCGTTCCCGCGCACCCATTGGCAGAAGATCTGGTCGAACAATCCGATCGAGCGGCTCAACAAGGAGATCAAACGCCGCGCCGATGTCGTGGAGATCTTCCCCAACCCCGCGGCGTTCCTGCGCCTGGCCACCGCTGTGGTCATCGAAGCCCACGACGAATGGCAGGTCACCCGCCGCTACCTGTCAGAGGTCTCCATGGCCGAACTGCGCAAAGTCATCGCCACCAAACAGCAAGCAGCCCAACCCGTCGCCGAACCACGTCAAATCGCCTAG